A single Mastomys coucha isolate ucsf_1 chromosome X, UCSF_Mcou_1, whole genome shotgun sequence DNA region contains:
- the Bex4 gene encoding protein BEX4, protein MASKFKQVILDLTVEKDKKDKKGGKASKQSEEESHHLEEVENKKPGGSVRRKVRRLVPNFLWALPNRHADRNEGGEDVERFVVQGTEVKRKCKEQQVRPYTRFRTPEPDNHYDFCLIP, encoded by the coding sequence ATGGCGTCCAAATTCAAACAAGTCATACTGGATCTCACTGtggagaaagacaaaaaagacaaaaaaggtgGGAAGGCCTCCAAACAAAGTGAAGAAGAATCCCACCATCTGGAAGAGGTTGAAAACAAGAAGCCCGGGGGAAGTGTCAGAAGGAAAGTCAGGCGACTTGTGCCTAACTTTCTATGGGCCTTACCTAATAGACATGCTGATCGCAATGAAGGGGGAGAGGATGTTGAGAGATTTGTAGTGCAGGGGACAGAAGTCAAGAGAAAGTGTAAGGAGCAGCAGGTGAGGCCTTACACCCGTTTCCGAACACCGGAACCTGACAATCATTACGATTTTTGTCTCATACCTTGA